The nucleotide sequence CTGCTCGCCGAGCAGGCCCACGGCGCGGTAGAACCGCGCCGACCGGGCCTGCGCGAGATCGTTGAAAAACCGGCCCATCCACGGCGCCACGTGCTTTTCGTGGAACTCCCGCTGCGCCTCGAACGGAACGTCCTCGCCGGCGATCAGGAGGCTCATCGTCTCGCACAGTGCCGCGACGTGATCCTCCGGCTCGCGCACGTTCTCGTCGCGCTCGAAGCCGAGCCGCGCGAGATCGGTCCGCAGCTCCGCGAGCGGGCGCTCCATGAGAAAACCGGTGAGGTACCAGGAGCCGTACGGCACGAGCTCGCCGCGCCCGATCCCGATGAAGAGCTCCTGGTACTCGTCGGCGACCTCCTCGGCGCGCGCGTCGTGCGCGGCCTGCCTGAGCAGGTCCCAGACGGGGGCCATCTGCGTGCCCGTCGCGCCGCCGGTATCGAGCGTGCGCAGCAGGAGCAGCATGCGCTCGTCGGCCGGGCGGCCGAGCAGCGCGGCGATCAGGGAATACACGTCGGCGCGCGCCCGCTCCTCTTCGCCGCGTGCCGGCTGCGCGAACGCCGTGGTCTCGGTGGCCATCAATGCGGCGGAGTCCATGTGCGCGACGACGGGAGCAATATCCGAGCCAGGCGCATCGGGAAGCGCAGGGAAAAAACGGGTAGCAGAGCGACAGTAACGGCGCCTGCGGCGATTCGGTCGGGGACAAAATGTCGCAGCGCGGTCACGCTGTCCTCCTACATGGGGAAACCCTGGCCCGGGCGCTTCGCCTCGAGCTCGAACATGTCGCGTACCCGGCAGTCGCCGCACATCTGCAATCGCCGGAGGGCCTCCGGCTTCTGGAACATCCAATGGCCTCCGAGCTTCTCGCTCATGCGGTCCATCATCTTCCGGGTGGCGAACGGCTTCCCGCAGCGCACGCAATGAAACGGTACTTCCTCGTTCAGCACGCGGCTTTGGCGTCGGGCGGAAGGGTCATAGAGATAGCGCGCCTGCAACGTGATGGCGTCCTCGGGGCACGCTTTTTCGCAGAGCCCGCACTGCACGCAGTTCGCCTCGATGAAGTTGAGCTGCGGGAGATCCGTCCCGTCGGCCAGCGCGTGCGAGGGGCAGACGCCGACGCAGCTCATGCAGAGGGTGCACTTCTCCCGGTCGACCCGTATCTCGCCGAACGGCGCGCCGTCCGGCAGCGCCGCCTCGGCGCGCGGCGCCGGCGCGTACTGATACAGGTGCTCCACGGCGAGCCGCAGCATCGTGCGCTTCTCGTCGACGCCGGCGTACGTCGCCGGCGGGTAGTCCGCCGCCCCGCCGGCGTCGTCCGTCTGTCCGAGCGCGCGGGACAGATCTCCGTCCAGAAGACGCAAGCGCCCGCCGTCGTGCCCCATGCCCGCGAGGATCGCGCGGGCGTACGAGAGTTGCGCTTCGATTTCCTCGCGCACCGGCCCGGGCACGTGTTGCGTCGCATAGAGCCACACCTCGCTCGCGCCGAAGGCGAGCAGCGAGAGCCAGACGTCCATGCCGACGGAGCCCTGCTCGGCGATCTCGATCGGAATCACGCGCTCGGGAAGCGGCGCCGGCAGATCCGCCAGCGCCTCGCGCCCGTGCTCGGCGTCGTGGAACACCACGATCGCCCCTTCGCCCCCGGCCGCGCGGTACGCCTTGAGCAAGGCGCCGAGCTTGTCGATGCTGTCGCCCGGGCGAGGGTAGGCATAGGTGATCGCCCCCGTCGGGCAGGCCGTCGCGCACGCGCCGGCGCCCTGGCAAAGATAAGGATCGACCGCGATTTCGTCGCCCATCGAGATGATGGCCCAGGTCGGACAGGCATCGATGCAGCGGGTGCAGCCCGAAAGCCCGCTGCGTCCATGCGCGCAGATCGACGGGTCGTACTGGAAGAACTTGGCTTTCTCGAACTCGCCGACCATCTCCGGCAACTCCGCGAGGGCGCGTTCGAGCGCTTCGGGTTCCGAAGGCGCGTAATAGCCGAACGGCGGCAGGGGCGCGCCGATGTGCGCCGGCCGGCACAGGTCCAGCACGAGATCGAAGTGTGTGCGTGGTCCGCCCAGTTTCCTGAGCAGGTTCTCGCCGCCGAGGGGCGGCCTCGCCGCGACGATCACGTTGAACTGCCCGAGATGTCCGCTCACCTGCAAAGGCTTCTCGCGAACGACGGTAACGCCCTCCGGCCCGTTGCCCTGCGCATCGTCCGTGACCACCACCGTGCACTCCAGCGCCGGCGCAAGCCGCTCGGCCGCGGCCAGCGCTTCCCTGCCGGGACCGAGGATGACGAGCGCCCCCTTCGAGGCGTAGGCGACGAGCGACGTCGCGCGCGCTTCCGTTCGCGCCGCCGCCTCGAGGGCCGCCGCCCGCGCTCGCCCGTTGGCGGTGATCCGGGTCAGTTGCATCGCCGTCTCATGCATCGCTCTCTCCCCTCTCGACCTTCGTTCCCGCTGCTTCGGCACCGGGCGCCGGCGGCACCGTCTCCCCGGTGCCTGCGGCGCCCGCGGCCGGCGGCTCGTCCGCGCGCGCCTCACTCCCCAGCGCGGCGAGCCTCTTTTTCGCCTCGCGCTCCATTTCCTCGCGCATGTCGTGCGTGACGATCGAGCCGAGCGGAGTGGTGTGGGCGCAATCGTAGTACTCGCCGTCGAGCGGACAACGGGTGTTGAACTGCGGCGCGCGGAACAGCACGCGCAATGCTTTCCGGCGCAGCGCCTCGCTCACGCCCGGCGACATGAAGCCGCTGAAGTCGGACTCCGGCGTCAGGCTCTCGATCGGGGGCATGTCGGCGTCGGTGAGCACCGGTGCCGCGGGCGGTTCCGGCCCGGCGACGCCCTCCGGCGAAACCGGCTCGGTGGCCGTCGTCGCGTCCTCGGAAGCGGCCCGCTTGCGGCGGGACCAGCGTCGCAGGAACGGTTCGTCGCCCGACGGCGCCACGCGCTCTTCTTCGGGGGTGCTCGCGCCCATGCTCAGCCGGCCTCGCGTTCGCGCGGATCCCGCTTGCGCCTGAGCGGTTTCTCCTCGGGCGTGTAATGCTCGAGGACGTAGGCCTCCACCCAGACGTAGATCTCGGGCGGGATCGGCACGGCGTGGACCTCGTACTCCGCCTCGCGGTAGGACATGGCATCGATGTAATCCACCGTGGCCACCCGCGGAATCAGGTCACCCGCCTCGTCGCGCTCGCACACGACGAGCACGCTCGGGGACTGCGCCACCAGGTTGAAGTAATAGGCGTCGGCGTCCGTGTCGTTGAGGCGGATGGAAAAGCCGGCCCACAGGTATTGTTCGCCGTCCGGACCCGAGCGGATGAGGCGGCGACCGGCTTCGCCCGCCCCGACCTCGCCGGGGACCACGCCGACCACCCGCCAGCGCTCGGTGATCCAGCGGTTGTCCGCAACCGGTTCACGGGCCGTCACCACCGCGACAGGAAAACTCCGCTCGTCCGACACGCTCCGGTCCCAGGTCACCCGCGCTCCCCCACCGCAAGTTGTGTACCACCCGGCGTGACGCGAGGAACGCGAGGATTACGGGGAAATTAAGACAAAGCCCGGTAAAGGCGTGGTCAAAAATTACGCAGGCGGTCCCGGGTTGCGTCGTTTTGATACAGCTTCCTTATGCGGCCTTCGAAATTACGCGCTTCCCAGCGTTCCGTACGCAGGGTATGTTTTTTGCTCGCCACGCCCCATGCCCATGACTGCCGCCGCGCCGCCGCACGCACCGCTGATCGACCGCTTCGGTCGACACGTGACCTACGTCCGCCTGTCGGTGACCGACCGGTGCGACCTGCGCTGCGTGTACTGCATGAGCGAGGACATGACGTTCCTGCCGCGGGCGCAGGTGCTGACCCTCGAAGAACTGGCCTTCGTCGCCCGGGCCTTCACGGAGCTGGGCGTGACGAAGATCCGGGTGACCGGGGGCGAGCCGCTGGTGCGCCGCAACGTGCTCTGGCTGCTCGGCGAGATCGGGCGGCTGCCGGCATTGCACGAGCTCGTGCTCACGACCAACGGCACCCAGCTCGAGCAGATGGCGCGGCCGCTGCGTGCGGCGGGCGTCAAGCGCATCAATATCAGTCTGGACAGCCTGGACCCCGCGCGCT is from Sulfurifustis variabilis and encodes:
- a CDS encoding TorD/DmsD family molecular chaperone; amino-acid sequence: MATETTAFAQPARGEEERARADVYSLIAALLGRPADERMLLLLRTLDTGGATGTQMAPVWDLLRQAAHDARAEEVADEYQELFIGIGRGELVPYGSWYLTGFLMERPLAELRTDLARLGFERDENVREPEDHVAALCETMSLLIAGEDVPFEAQREFHEKHVAPWMGRFFNDLAQARSARFYRAVGLLGEQFMKLERAYFAMAV
- a CDS encoding 4Fe-4S binding protein, whose translation is MHETAMQLTRITANGRARAAALEAAARTEARATSLVAYASKGALVILGPGREALAAAERLAPALECTVVVTDDAQGNGPEGVTVVREKPLQVSGHLGQFNVIVAARPPLGGENLLRKLGGPRTHFDLVLDLCRPAHIGAPLPPFGYYAPSEPEALERALAELPEMVGEFEKAKFFQYDPSICAHGRSGLSGCTRCIDACPTWAIISMGDEIAVDPYLCQGAGACATACPTGAITYAYPRPGDSIDKLGALLKAYRAAGGEGAIVVFHDAEHGREALADLPAPLPERVIPIEIAEQGSVGMDVWLSLLAFGASEVWLYATQHVPGPVREEIEAQLSYARAILAGMGHDGGRLRLLDGDLSRALGQTDDAGGAADYPPATYAGVDEKRTMLRLAVEHLYQYAPAPRAEAALPDGAPFGEIRVDREKCTLCMSCVGVCPSHALADGTDLPQLNFIEANCVQCGLCEKACPEDAITLQARYLYDPSARRQSRVLNEEVPFHCVRCGKPFATRKMMDRMSEKLGGHWMFQKPEALRRLQMCGDCRVRDMFELEAKRPGQGFPM
- a CDS encoding DUF3306 domain-containing protein — protein: MGASTPEEERVAPSGDEPFLRRWSRRKRAASEDATTATEPVSPEGVAGPEPPAAPVLTDADMPPIESLTPESDFSGFMSPGVSEALRRKALRVLFRAPQFNTRCPLDGEYYDCAHTTPLGSIVTHDMREEMEREAKKRLAALGSEARADEPPAAGAAGTGETVPPAPGAEAAGTKVERGESDA
- a CDS encoding DUF3305 domain-containing protein translates to MTWDRSVSDERSFPVAVVTAREPVADNRWITERWRVVGVVPGEVGAGEAGRRLIRSGPDGEQYLWAGFSIRLNDTDADAYYFNLVAQSPSVLVVCERDEAGDLIPRVATVDYIDAMSYREAEYEVHAVPIPPEIYVWVEAYVLEHYTPEEKPLRRKRDPREREAG